A window of Neisseria canis contains these coding sequences:
- the pilC gene encoding PilC family type IV pilus tip adhesin, which translates to MSQQKNMKPICQSVLGALTLMAAYHSASAATISETPFRLQNKVTTAQSKVKPNFMLLIDDSGSMNEPVNRRDSTTRLKATQDALYAVLDQYQDNFNWGLQTYHNNGRSDLNDYTSDWRDVKQRVGRIRPNDGTPTTRRYYEVTNIMRDKTKYRCEKNFIVVMTDGDANSSCTTGRWRNKTFNYSYKKNGQYVGSSWISWDKYFYDPYFGPGEPGRCENKDDGPVDSHWDVDNGLQFFSHTLATKDFKTEGIDRTGRSWNGDVRVDPTEEDRQTKQPKSKYEKQTINTFTIGLSGITRRGEDYLRNGASSYRGKKNFFIANDRQELLNAFKQAAESANESGGVVATATSGTVAPAIVANRSGAEGAISVLIDSGSWSSQIRFYEANKNDKKNLEFSEDYKEPSYTNRKTLINVGNGTHFVEKLNASPPGNEFFGITQTGQDANEWRDALLKWTARSADDNSIKNMAEQRKYSQPYRIREGKARNLGDIIDSPVTAIGSNETGRQEFLITSANDGMVHIFQKSEGDHPYDLKASYIPATMERSNENLASILKQVAHEEYGKTDANPHRYLINGGFTVLGTPKKENGDRHYFMFGAMGQGGRGAYALNVGGKHIHTGRPVGIHAEASSWESQVPLFETEKGEGNNLGFTIGTPRIGRVLVDASSRDIRYAGILASGYKNKPAKNGSSENVNETALYLYDMLGHDAVTAQPVSGSKPGQLLKKIVVADGVGGLSTPVLLDIESDGIYDLAYAGDYGGNLYRFDLRGGINEWKVTRIFTGNGNKPIVAAPTISYRPNGKYIVIVGTGSEVYDEDFNSTETQSVYGIFDDVNTTPSLPAQETDLLSQQFTQRRGFYYLSNNQIQPQHKGWKIDLSDLNGERVVTQGKMLLRTALIETRAYVKNTVSNKDEISGDICAVQKTEDTIEAKSRLLQINSTNGGALTKRDARVVYKDGGEDGNYFANGKLFNGLVSNGSVAAALKGDTLTVDGQNAGSGEEKPIKGPGESIKRQPNTCFKSKENQSIVLQSTEGELYSLQVDGPLCDQFVRRISWRELT; encoded by the coding sequence ATGTCTCAACAAAAAAACATGAAGCCCATCTGCCAAAGTGTATTGGGAGCACTAACCTTGATGGCCGCATATCATTCTGCTTCTGCAGCCACTATTTCGGAAACGCCTTTCAGGCTGCAAAATAAGGTAACCACAGCACAAAGCAAGGTGAAGCCTAATTTTATGCTGCTTATTGACGATTCGGGCAGTATGAATGAGCCGGTGAACAGAAGAGATTCCACAACCAGATTGAAGGCTACTCAAGATGCCCTTTATGCAGTATTGGATCAATACCAAGATAATTTCAACTGGGGTTTGCAAACTTATCACAACAACGGCAGATCTGATTTGAATGACTATACTTCGGATTGGCGGGATGTTAAACAAAGGGTGGGTCGAATCAGACCGAATGACGGTACGCCCACCACACGCCGTTATTACGAAGTAACCAATATCATGAGGGATAAGACTAAATACCGTTGCGAAAAAAACTTCATTGTTGTAATGACCGATGGTGATGCGAACAGTAGTTGTACTACAGGGAGATGGCGTAACAAAACTTTTAACTACAGTTATAAAAAAAATGGTCAATATGTGGGTTCGAGTTGGATTAGTTGGGATAAGTATTTTTACGATCCCTATTTCGGCCCCGGGGAGCCCGGTAGGTGCGAAAATAAAGATGACGGCCCAGTTGATTCACATTGGGATGTTGATAACGGTTTACAATTTTTCAGCCACACATTGGCCACAAAGGATTTTAAAACCGAAGGAATCGATAGAACCGGAAGAAGTTGGAACGGGGATGTCCGTGTCGATCCTACTGAGGAAGATCGTCAAACGAAACAGCCAAAAAGTAAATATGAAAAGCAAACGATTAATACGTTTACCATCGGTTTAAGCGGTATTACGAGAAGAGGTGAGGACTATTTGAGAAATGGTGCCAGCTCATATCGGGGAAAGAAGAACTTTTTTATCGCCAACGACCGGCAAGAATTGCTAAACGCTTTTAAGCAGGCAGCCGAATCCGCAAATGAGTCGGGCGGTGTTGTGGCTACCGCAACCAGCGGAACGGTGGCGCCGGCTATCGTGGCCAATAGATCCGGTGCCGAAGGCGCTATTTCGGTGCTTATCGACAGCGGTTCATGGAGCAGCCAAATCCGTTTTTATGAAGCCAATAAAAACGACAAAAAAAATCTTGAGTTTAGTGAAGATTATAAAGAGCCTTCTTATACAAATCGAAAAACATTGATTAATGTAGGAAACGGAACGCATTTTGTTGAGAAGTTGAATGCGTCTCCACCGGGTAATGAGTTTTTTGGCATTACCCAGACCGGCCAGGATGCCAATGAATGGCGGGATGCACTGTTGAAGTGGACCGCACGTTCCGCTGATGACAACTCAATTAAAAACATGGCCGAACAACGGAAATACTCACAACCTTACCGTATTCGTGAAGGTAAAGCGCGCAATTTGGGCGATATTATTGACAGCCCTGTTACAGCCATCGGAAGCAACGAAACAGGGAGACAGGAATTTTTGATTACTTCGGCTAACGACGGCATGGTGCATATTTTCCAAAAATCCGAAGGCGACCATCCTTATGATTTGAAGGCAAGTTATATTCCTGCAACAATGGAGCGCAGCAATGAAAATCTTGCTTCAATATTGAAGCAAGTAGCTCACGAAGAGTATGGTAAAACCGATGCCAACCCACACCGGTATTTGATCAACGGCGGGTTTACTGTTTTGGGTACGCCTAAAAAAGAAAACGGTGACAGACATTACTTTATGTTTGGTGCGATGGGGCAGGGCGGCAGGGGGGCTTATGCTTTGAACGTAGGCGGCAAACATATTCATACCGGAAGACCCGTCGGTATTCATGCAGAAGCTTCAAGCTGGGAAAGCCAAGTTCCTTTATTTGAAACAGAAAAAGGAGAGGGAAATAATTTGGGCTTTACCATCGGTACGCCTCGTATCGGGCGTGTTTTGGTGGATGCCAGCAGCCGTGATATACGCTATGCAGGTATTTTGGCCAGCGGTTACAAAAACAAGCCCGCAAAAAACGGCTCTTCCGAGAATGTGAACGAAACAGCTTTGTACCTGTATGATATGCTGGGACATGATGCGGTTACCGCTCAGCCTGTTTCAGGCAGTAAACCGGGTCAATTGTTGAAAAAAATAGTTGTGGCAGACGGAGTGGGCGGCCTTTCAACGCCGGTGTTGTTGGATATAGAGTCTGACGGTATCTATGACTTGGCTTATGCGGGTGATTATGGCGGCAATCTTTACCGTTTCGATTTGCGCGGCGGGATAAACGAATGGAAAGTAACACGTATTTTTACCGGTAACGGTAACAAGCCCATTGTAGCTGCGCCTACCATTTCTTATCGGCCGAACGGTAAATATATCGTTATCGTGGGTACGGGTAGTGAGGTATACGATGAAGATTTCAACAGCACGGAAACCCAATCTGTTTACGGTATTTTTGACGATGTAAACACCACACCCTCGTTACCGGCTCAAGAAACAGATTTGTTGTCTCAGCAATTTACACAGAGACGGGGGTTTTATTATTTGAGCAATAATCAGATTCAACCGCAGCATAAAGGTTGGAAAATTGATTTGAGCGATTTGAACGGGGAGCGTGTGGTTACCCAAGGCAAGATGTTGCTGCGTACGGCTCTTATAGAAACCCGTGCTTATGTGAAAAACACCGTTTCAAATAAAGATGAGATTTCGGGCGATATCTGTGCCGTGCAGAAAACAGAAGATACTATTGAAGCCAAAAGCCGTTTGCTTCAAATTAACAGCACAAACGGAGGTGCTTTAACCAAAAGAGATGCGCGGGTCGTTTATAAAGACGGCGGCGAGGACGGAAATTATTTTGCCAACGGAAAATTATTCAACGGGTTGGTAAGTAACGGTTCTGTGGCTGCTGCGTTGAAAGGTGATACCTTGACTGTTGATGGACAAAATGCAGGAAGCGGTGAAGAAAAGCCTATTAAAGGGCCGGGGGAGTCAATCAAACGGCAGCCTAATACTTGCTTTAAGTCTAAAGAAAACCAAAGTATCGTTCTCCAATCGACTGAAGGTGAGTTGTATAGTTTGCAAGTTGACGGTCCTTTGTGCGATCAGTTTGTCCGCCGCATCAGTTGGCGTGAACTGACTTAA
- a CDS encoding AAA family ATPase, with product MNPSIQNALEQLNTLILGKETVMQQLLACVLAGGHVLLEDVPGVGKTTLAHGVAAVLGLNYRRVQFTNDMLPSDLLGINIYRPDEGKFEFHPGPVFHSFLLADEINRASPKLQSALLEAMEEKQVSVDGKTYRLPRPFLVVATQNPVEQLGTFPLPESQLDRFMMRLSMGYPSEEAEKRLYLEGDKRQTLSAVKAVCNAETLVQWQQQAVEVKCSPAVAEYVFRLVQATRQPGRFVTGLSPRAGLAVIAAAKAWAFMQGRAHILPDDVKAVWVPVAAHRLQSVQQQHSSRQILEGLLNHVAVS from the coding sequence ATGAATCCTTCGATACAAAATGCATTAGAACAGCTCAATACGCTGATTTTGGGGAAAGAAACGGTGATGCAGCAGCTGCTGGCCTGTGTGTTGGCGGGCGGGCATGTGCTATTGGAAGATGTACCCGGCGTGGGGAAAACCACTTTGGCGCATGGCGTGGCGGCGGTGTTGGGTTTGAACTACCGGCGTGTGCAATTTACCAATGATATGCTGCCTTCGGATTTGCTCGGTATCAATATTTACCGGCCTGATGAGGGTAAGTTTGAGTTTCATCCCGGGCCGGTGTTTCATTCGTTTTTACTGGCGGATGAAATAAACCGCGCTTCGCCCAAGCTGCAGTCGGCCTTGCTGGAAGCGATGGAAGAAAAACAGGTGTCGGTGGACGGTAAAACTTACCGTTTGCCGCGCCCGTTTTTGGTGGTGGCCACGCAAAATCCGGTTGAGCAGCTCGGTACGTTTCCTTTGCCGGAATCCCAGCTCGACCGTTTTATGATGCGCCTGAGCATGGGTTATCCTTCTGAAGAAGCTGAAAAAAGGCTGTATCTGGAGGGGGATAAACGGCAAACCTTGTCGGCTGTCAAAGCGGTGTGTAATGCGGAAACTTTGGTGCAGTGGCAGCAGCAGGCGGTTGAAGTGAAATGTTCGCCTGCGGTGGCAGAATATGTGTTCAGGTTGGTGCAGGCTACCCGCCAGCCGGGACGTTTTGTAACCGGATTGAGCCCGCGGGCGGGCTTGGCGGTAATTGCTGCGGCTAAGGCCTGGGCATTTATGCAGGGTAGGGCGCATATTTTACCGGACGATGTGAAAGCGGTTTGGGTGCCTGTGGCGGCGCACCGTTTGCAATCTGTGCAGCAGCAACACAGCAGCCGTCAGATTTTGGAAGGTTTGCTTAATCATGTTGCTGTTTCGTAA